A window from Peromyscus eremicus chromosome 1, PerEre_H2_v1, whole genome shotgun sequence encodes these proteins:
- the Pou2f2 gene encoding POU domain, class 2, transcription factor 2 isoform X2: MSKPLEAEKQSLDSPSEHTDTERNGPDANHQNPQNKASSFSVSPTGPSTKIKAEDLSGDSAQAAPPPPQPAQPHLPQAQLMLTGSQLAGLTALMPAQQQLLLQQAQAQLLAAAVQQSSAAAANAAAAAAAAASSTSSASSSVSSSASQPPASSGGGDLPPSQPASQPPGTPQLTLSQPIQLTAQDIQQLLQLQQLVLVPGHHLQPPAQFLLPQAQQSQPGLLPTPNLFQLPQQTQGALLTSQPRAGLPAQASTRCDSPTLPDPHLSHPQPPKCLEPPSHPEEPSDLEELEQFARTFKQRRIKLGFTQGDVGLAMGKLYGNDFSQTTISRFEALNLSFKNMCKLKPLLEKWLNDAETMSVDSSLPSPNQLSSPSLGFDGLPGRRRKKRTSIETNVRFALEKSFLANQKPTSEEILLIAEQLHMEKEVIRVWFCNRRQKEKRINPCSAAPMLPSPGKPTSYSPHLVTPQGGAGTLPLSQASSSLSTTVTTLSSAVGTLHPSRTAGGGGGGGGAAPPLNSIPSVTPPPPATTNSTNPSPQGSHSAIGLSGLNPSTGSTMVGLSSGLSPALMSNNPLATIQALASGGTLPLTSLDGSGNLVLGAAGAAPGSPGLVTSPLFLNHAGLPLLSAPPGVGLVSAAAAAVAASISSKSPGLSSSSSSSSSSTCSEVAAAAQTPGGPGGPEAGSKAE, encoded by the exons ATGTCTAAGCCCCTGGAGGCCGAAAAGCAGAGTCTGGACTCCCCATCAGAGCACACAG ACACCGAAAGAAATGGACCGGACGCTAACCATCAG AACCCCCAGAATAAGGCTTCCTCATTCTCTGTGTCCCCAACTGGCCCTAGCACCAAG aTCAAGGCTGAAGACCTCAGTGGTGACTCAGCCCAGGCagcacccccgcccccccagccgGCTCAGCCTCATCTGCCCCAGGCCCAACTCATGTTGACGGGCAGCCAGCTAGCTGGG CTCACAGCGCTAATGCCTGCTCAGCAGCAGCTTCTCCTTCAGCAAGCCCAGGCCCAGCTGCTGGCTGCTGCCGTGCAGCAGTCCAGTGCCGCCGCCGccaacgccgccgccgccgccgcagccgctgcctcctccacctcctctgcctcctcctctgtctcctcctctgcctcgCAGCCCCCAGCCTCCTCTGGGGGAGGTGACCTGCCGCCATCACAgcctgccagccagcccccaGGGACCCCACAGCTCACCTTGTCCCAACCCATCCAGCTCACAGCACAG GACATACAGCAACTCCTCCAGCTCCAACAGCTGGTGCTTGTCCCCGGCCACCACCTCCAGCCACCTGCTCAGTTCCTGCTGCCACAGGCCCAGCAGAGTCAGCCAG GCCTGCTACCGACGCCAAATCTATTCCAGCTACCTCAGCAAACCCAGGGAGCTCTCCTGACCTCCCAGCCCCGGGCTGGGCTTCCTGCACAG GCATCTACAC GCTGTGACTCGCCCACGCTGCCCGACCCGCACCTCTCACACCCGCAGCCCCCCAAATGCTTGGAACCGCCATCCCACCCGGAGGAACCTAGTGACCTGGAGGAACTGGAACAATTCGCTCGCACCTTCAAGCAACGCCGCATCAAGCTGGGCTTCACGCAG GGTGATGTGGGCCTGGCCATGGGCAAGCTCTATGGCAACGACTTCAGCCAGACGACCATTTCCCGCTTCGAGGCCCTTAACCTGAGCTTCAAGAATATGTGCAAACTCAAGCCCcttctggagaagtggctcaaCGACGCAG AAACTATGTCTGTGGACTCAAGCCTACCCAGCCCCAACCAGCTGAGTAGCCCTAGCCTGGGTTTCGACGGGCTGCCGGGCCGGAGACGCAAGAAGAGAACCAGCATCGAGACGAATGTCCGCTTCGCCTTAGAGAAGAGTTTTCTAGCG AACCAGAAGCCTACCTCAGAGGAGATCCTGCTGATAGCAGAGCAGCTGCACATGGAGAAGGAAGTGATCCGCGTCTGGTTCTGCAACCGGCGCCAGAAGGAAAAACGCATCAACCCCTGCAGCGCGGCCCCCATGCTGCCCAGCCCGGGAAAGCCGACCAGCTACAGCCCTCACCTG GTCACACCCCAAGGGGGCGCAGGGACCTTACCATTGTCCCAAGCTTCTAGCAGCCTGAGCACAACAG TTACTACCTTATCCTCAGCTGTGGGAACGCTCCACCCCAGCCGGACAGCaggagggggtggaggtgggggcggAGCCGCTCCCCCCCTCAATTCCATCCCCTCTgtcactcccccacccccggccACCACCAACAGCACAAACCCGAGCCCTCAAGGCAGCCACTCGGCTATCGGCTTGTCGGGCCTGAACCCCAGCACGGG AAGCACAATGGTGGGGTTGAGCTCTGGGCTGAGTCCAGCCCTCATGAGCAACAACCCTTTGGCCACCATCCAAG CCCTGGCCTCTGGTGGAACCCTGCCCCTTACCAGCCTTGATGGCAGCGGGAACCTGGTGCTGGGGGCAGCCGGTGCGGCCCCAGGGAGCCCCGGCCTAGTGACCTCGCCTCTCTTCCTGAACCACGCTGGGCTGCCCCTGCTCAGTGCCCCGCCAGGTGTGGGCCTGGTCTCAGCAGCGGCTGCAGCCGTGGCGGCCTCCATCTCCAGCAAGTCTCCTGGCCTCTCCTCGTCTTCTTCGTCCTCATCATCCTCCACTTGCAGCGAAGTGGCAGCGGCAGCACAGACCCCTGGAGGCCCAGGGGGACCTGAGGCAGGGTCCAAGGCCGAGTGA
- the Pou2f2 gene encoding POU domain, class 2, transcription factor 2 isoform X14, giving the protein MSKPLEAEKQSLDSPSEHTDTERNGPDANHQNPQNKASSFSVSPTGPSTKIKAEDLSGDSAQAAPPPPQPAQPHLPQAQLMLTGSQLAGDIQQLLQLQQLVLVPGHHLQPPAQFLLPQAQQSQPGLLPTPNLFQLPQQTQGALLTSQPRAGLPAQPPKCLEPPSHPEEPSDLEELEQFARTFKQRRIKLGFTQGDVGLAMGKLYGNDFSQTTISRFEALNLSFKNMCKLKPLLEKWLNDAETMSVDSSLPSPNQLSSPSLGFDGLPGRRRKKRTSIETNVRFALEKSFLANQKPTSEEILLIAEQLHMEKEVIRVWFCNRRQKEKRINPCSAAPMLPSPGKPTSYSPHLVTPQGGAGTLPLSQASSSLSTTAQTRALKAATRLSACRA; this is encoded by the exons ATGTCTAAGCCCCTGGAGGCCGAAAAGCAGAGTCTGGACTCCCCATCAGAGCACACAG ACACCGAAAGAAATGGACCGGACGCTAACCATCAG AACCCCCAGAATAAGGCTTCCTCATTCTCTGTGTCCCCAACTGGCCCTAGCACCAAG aTCAAGGCTGAAGACCTCAGTGGTGACTCAGCCCAGGCagcacccccgcccccccagccgGCTCAGCCTCATCTGCCCCAGGCCCAACTCATGTTGACGGGCAGCCAGCTAGCTGGG GACATACAGCAACTCCTCCAGCTCCAACAGCTGGTGCTTGTCCCCGGCCACCACCTCCAGCCACCTGCTCAGTTCCTGCTGCCACAGGCCCAGCAGAGTCAGCCAG GCCTGCTACCGACGCCAAATCTATTCCAGCTACCTCAGCAAACCCAGGGAGCTCTCCTGACCTCCCAGCCCCGGGCTGGGCTTCCTGCACAG CCCCCCAAATGCTTGGAACCGCCATCCCACCCGGAGGAACCTAGTGACCTGGAGGAACTGGAACAATTCGCTCGCACCTTCAAGCAACGCCGCATCAAGCTGGGCTTCACGCAG GGTGATGTGGGCCTGGCCATGGGCAAGCTCTATGGCAACGACTTCAGCCAGACGACCATTTCCCGCTTCGAGGCCCTTAACCTGAGCTTCAAGAATATGTGCAAACTCAAGCCCcttctggagaagtggctcaaCGACGCAG AAACTATGTCTGTGGACTCAAGCCTACCCAGCCCCAACCAGCTGAGTAGCCCTAGCCTGGGTTTCGACGGGCTGCCGGGCCGGAGACGCAAGAAGAGAACCAGCATCGAGACGAATGTCCGCTTCGCCTTAGAGAAGAGTTTTCTAGCG AACCAGAAGCCTACCTCAGAGGAGATCCTGCTGATAGCAGAGCAGCTGCACATGGAGAAGGAAGTGATCCGCGTCTGGTTCTGCAACCGGCGCCAGAAGGAAAAACGCATCAACCCCTGCAGCGCGGCCCCCATGCTGCCCAGCCCGGGAAAGCCGACCAGCTACAGCCCTCACCTG GTCACACCCCAAGGGGGCGCAGGGACCTTACCATTGTCCCAAGCTTCTAGCAGCCTGAGCACAACAG CACAAACCCGAGCCCTCAAGGCAGCCACTCGGCTATCGGCTTGTCGGGCCTGA